Sequence from the Cucurbita pepo subsp. pepo cultivar mu-cu-16 chromosome LG02, ASM280686v2, whole genome shotgun sequence genome:
TGTTCAGGATATTGATGCTTACTGGCTCCAGAGGAAAATCTCTCAGGCTTACGAACAACAAATTGATCCACAGCAATGCCAGAAGCTTGCCGAAGAGGTACTCAAGATACTGGCTGAAGGTGATGACCGGGAAGTCGAGACCAAGTTGTTGGTGCATCTCCAGTTTGAAAAATTCAGCCTTGTCAAATTTCTTCTACGAAACCGACTGAAGGTTGTATGGTGCACCCGTTTGGCTAGATCTGAAGaccaagaagaaagaaagaaaattgaggAGGAAATGATGCATCTGGGTCCAGATTTAGCTGCAATCCTCGAGCAGCTGCATGCTACTAGAGCAACAGCGAAAGAGAggcaaaaaaatttagagaagaGTATCAGAGAAGAGGCTCGTCGATTGAAGGATGAGAGCGGAGGAGACGCAGAAAGGGGAAGGAGGGAGCCTGTTGAGAGAGATATGGACAGCGGGTGGTTGACTGGACAGAGCCATGTGCTTGATCTTGACAGTATTGCATTTCAACAAGGTAGTCTTTTGATGGCAAACAATAAATGCGTACTTCCTGATGGGTCATACAGACATCTCAGTAAGGGTTACGAAGAGATTCACGTTCCTGCTCTGAAACCAAAGCCGTTTGATAGCGAAGagaaatttgttaaaattgcTTCCATGCCAGATTGGGCACAGCCAGCTTTCAAGGGAATGACTCAGTTAAATAGGGTACAGAGTAAAGTCTACGAGACTGCCCTCTTTAAAGCGGACAATGTTCTGTTGTGTGCCCCTACTGGTGCCGGGAAAACTAACGTTGCTGTCCTCACTATACTACAGCAGATTGCTCTGCACACAAATCCAGATGGTTCGTACAACCACAATGAATACAAGATTGTATATGTTGCACCTATGAAAGCTCTTGTTGCTGAAGTTGTTGGCAATCTGTCTAATCGCTTGCAGGACTATGGTGTCAAGGTTCGGGAACTTAGTGGAGATCAGACATTGACTCGTCAACAAATTGAGGAGACTCAAATCATTGTTACAACTCCTGAGAAGTGGGATATCATTACTAGGAAGTCTGGTGATCGCACGTATACACAGCTTGTAAAGCTTCTGATTATTGATGagattcatcttcttcatgaTAACAGAGGCCCTGTGCTTGAAAGCATTGTCGCCAGAACTGTGAGGCAAATTGAGACCACTAAGGAGCATATCCGTTTGGTTGGATTATCAGCCACCCTCCCTAATTATGAAGATGTAGCATTATTCTTGCGAGTTGATATGAAAAAAGGTTTGTTTCATTTTGACAATAGCTACAGACCCGTCCCTCTCTCTCAACAGTATATTGGAATAACGGTGAAGAAGCCATTGCAGAGGTTCCAGTTGATGAACGATCTCTGTTATGAGAAGGTAATGGCAGTTGCTGGAAAGCATCAAGTTCTTATCTTTGTCCATTCAAGGAAAGAAACTTCCAAAACAGCTCGTGCTATTCGAGATGCTGCTCTTGCCAATGACACTCTTGGCAAATTCTTGAAGGAGGACAGTGCTAGCCGTGAGATTCTTCACACTCATACCGATTTAGTCAAAAGTAATGATCTCAAAGATCTTCTACCTTACGGTTTCGCAATACATCATGCTGGGATGACAAGGGTTGATCGCCAACTTGTTGAGGATCTTTTTGCTGATGGTCATATTCAAGTTTTGGTTTCCACGGCTACTCTTGCTTGGGGTGTGAACCTGCCAGCTCATAGTGTTATTATCAAGGGAACCCAGATTTACAATCCAGAGAAAGGAGCATGGACTGAGTTAAGTCCTTTAGATGTTATGCAGATGCTGGGTCGTGCAGGAAGACCTCAATATGATTCTTATGGGGAGGGAATAATCATCACAGGACACAGTGAATTGCAATATTATCTTTCACTAATGAACCAACAGCTACCGATTGAAAGTCAGTTTGTCTCCAAAATGGCCGATCAATTAAATGCAGAAATTGTCCTTGGGACTGTTCAAAATGCAAGAGAAGCATGTAATTGGCTAGGATATACGTACTTGTATGTTCGTATGCTAAGGAATCCCACCCTGTACGGAATAGCGCCTGATGCTCTTTCAAGAGACATAACATTGGAAGAGAGGAGAGCTGATTTGGTAAGTcgaaaatacttttttttttttttcttttttgtcaaaACGTCCTAATATTGGTTGTTTGCTGGATTGCTTGTTGTTACCTTTTGTAGATAtttcatgtttctttttttctttttctttttttgtcaaaaCGTCTCATATTGGTTGTTTGCTGGATTGTTTGTTGTTACCTTTTGTAGATATTTCATGTTTCTTTGGCCGGATGAGCCATTCAACActtagagaaaaatatatcagCAAACATGGTAGatgataaattattatttcagaAATATTTTCTTACTTTGTTTTAGAGAAGAAACAACACTTCCATTAAGACCGAAACAagattaacaataaaaaagtgGCTAGACAAGTCGCTAAGCAATGATTCCAATGATGTTATTCTATGTTCTAGATTCAAAAGATAATAGAAATATCTGAACAACGAAATCCTTGTGTATGATGCTGTAGTCCTCTCAATCATAATGTATTTCAACCAAATGCCCAAGGCTGATGTTAAAGGACCTGTAACCCACAAAAATCTACCTCTTCTTCCTACACAAGGAGGATTTTAACCTTACTAATTATTCaatcttaaataataaaatagagtaGAAGATGAAAATTAACACTTTAAAGTCATAAGCGTTACTAACTCTAACATTTATTAGAATTAGATTATCatggagaagaagatttgTCATGGAAAGAACTAATAGAGACCTGTAGGAGTGCTTTTGTTTAAGCTATTGGTATTGGAGCGTTTGCCTTTTCTAAAAAAAGCGTGaatttgtttcttaaaaataatggCTGAATACTGTActcaaggaaagaaaaatgacgAAGGGAAATAGACAAAATCTAAAGAGGAGAGATGCGAAGTaaaatgataatgatgatTGTTGTGGGTAACTTGGTTGTGGGTGATAATGATCATTGTTGTTTTATGTTGCGGTTGTGTAagatgatatttttgtttttcttattatgaCGCTGCTCTATGTCTGCAGATTCATTCAGCTGCTACAATATTAGACAAAAATAATCTGGTGAAGTATGACCGCAAAAGTGGGTATTTCCAAGTTACCGACTTGGGTCGCATAGCTAGCTACTACTATATAACACATGGAACAATATCCACTTACAATGAGCATTTGAAGCCAATGATGGGGGATATTGAGCTATGTCGCCTGTTCTCATTGAGtgaagaatttaaatatgtaacTGTGCGCCAAGATGAGAAAATGGAATTAGCAAAGCTGTTGGAACGTGTTCCAATTCCTATCAAGGAAAGCTTGGAGGAACCCAGTGCCAAGATCAATGTTTTGCTGCAAGCATATATATCTCAGCTAAAGCTGGAAGGGCTGTCGTTGACATCTGACATGGTGTTCATAACTCAGGTCTGTTCAGTTTGCTTTTGTTTAAGAATTTATACAAATTGAATTATCTCATTTTAATCTTTAacatttatttgttattaatggCTATTTACATCTCATTTTGTGGATTCCTGTCAAGCTTTGTTGTTGTACTCCAAACTTCTTTTGTTGTCTGTACCCATTTTCTGTGCCTCTATGCTTAGGCTTTTAATTTGGCTTTCCTTgcattaatatcttttaatgtTTCATCAGAGTGCTGGACGGCTTATGCGAGCTCTATTTGAGATTGTCTTGAAACGAGGATGGGCACAACTTGCTGAGAAGGCCTTGAACTTGTGCAAGATGGTGAGTAAAAGGATGTGGAATGTCCAGACACCTCTTCGGCAATTTCATGGTATCTCGAATGATATTCTCATGAAGCTGGAGAAGAAGGATTTGGCTTGGGACCGGTACTATGATCTCTCATCGCAGGAGCTAGGTGAGCTTATACGTGCACCCAAAATGGGAAGAACTCTTCACAAGTTCATCCACCAATTCCCAAAATTAAATCTTGCTGCACATGTTCAGCCAATTACACGCACTGTTCTGAGAGTTGAGCTCACAATAACACCAGACTTCCAGTGGGAGGACAAGGTTCATGGATATGTTGAGTCATTTTGGGTACTTGTGGAGGATAATGATGGTGAAAATATACTTCATCATGAGTATTTCCTGTTGAAGAAGCAGTACATTGATGAGGACCACACTTTGAATTTTACGGTCCAGATATATGAACCACTACCCCCGCAGTACTTCATACGTGTTGTGTCAGACAGATGGCTAGGGTCACAAACTATTTTGCCTGTCTCTTTCAGGCACCTCATTCTGCCAGAAAAGTTCCCCCCACCAACGGAGTTGTTAGACTTGCAACCTCTTCCTGTGACTGCGTTAAGAAATCCATCTTATGAAGCTCTTCATAAGGATTTTAAGCATTTCAATCCTGTTCAGACTCAAGTCTTTACCGTGTTGTATAACACAGATGACAATGTTCTAGTTGCAGCGCCAACAGGAAGTGGAAAAACTATTTGTGCCGAGTTTGCTATATTGAGGAATCATCAGAAAGGGCAGGATAACATGTTACGTGCTGTGTATATTGCACCTATAGAAGCTCTTGCCAAAGAACGTTACAGAGACTGGGAAAAGAAGTTTGGAAAGGGACTTGGAATCCGTGTTGTTGAGTTAACAGGGGAAACGGCGACAGATTTGAAACTTCTTGAGAAAGGTCAAATAATCATTAGTACCCCAGAGAAATGGGATGCTCTATCTCGTCGTTGGAAGCAGCGAAAACATGTCCAACAGGTCAgcctttttattattgatgaacTTCACTTGATTGGAGGTCAAGGTGGTCCTGTATTGGAGGTGATTGTGTCTAGGATGAGATACATTGCAAGTCAGATTGAGAACAAGATTCGAATTGTGGCCCTTTCTACTTCACTTGCAAATGCCAAAGATATTGGGGATTGGATAGGGGCTACTTCTCATGGTCTCTTCAATTTCCCGCCTGGAGTTCGTCCTGTGCCTTTGGAGATTCATATTCAGGGGGTGGATATAGCTAATTTTGAAGCAAGAATGCAGGCAATGACAAAGCCAACATACACCGCTATTGTTCAGCATGCAAAAAATGGAAAGCCTGCTCTTGTTTTTGTTCCTACAAGGAAGCATGTCAGACTGACAGCAGTGGATATAATGACGTACTCTAGTGCAGACAATGGAGAGAAGCTGCCATTCTTGTTGAGATCTCTTGAAGACATTGAGCCCTTTGTTGACAAGATTCACGATGAGATGCTGAAAGCCATTTTACGTCATGGGGTTGGCTATTTGCACGAGGGATTGTCTAGCTTGGATCAAGAAGTGGTGACGCAACTGTTTGAAGCAGGGTGGATTCAGGTTTGTGTTGTAAGCAGCTCGATGTGTTGGGGTGTTCCATTGTTAGCCCATTTGGTGGTGGTAATGGGAACACAATATTATGATGGAAGGGAAAATGCGCACACCGACTACCCTGTTACTGATTTGATGCAGATGATGGGACATGCCAGTCGACCACTGCTTGATAATTCTGGGAAATGTGTCATTCTTTGCCATGCACCCCGTAAAGAATACTACAAAAAATTCTTATATGAAGCTTTCCCGGTTGAAAGCCACCTACACCATTACCTTCATGATAATATTAATGCAGAAATTGTTGCTGGAATTATTGAGAATAAGCAGGATGCTGTTGATTATATTACGTGGACTTTTATGTACAGGAGGCTTACTCAGAATCCCAATTATTATAATCTTCAAGGTGTCAGTCATAGGCATCTTTCTGACCACCTTTCAGAGCTTATTGAGAACACCTTGAGCGATTTGGAAGCAAGCAAGTGCATTGGCATTGAGGATGATATGGACCTATCTCCATCTAATCTTGGTATGATAGCGTCGTATTATTACATAAGTTATACTACCATTGAGCGTTTCAGTTCGTCTTTAACTGGCAAAACCAAGATGAAGGGTCTTTTGGAGATTCTGGCTTCAGCTTCTGAGTATGCATTGCTTCCAATACGACCGGGTGAAGAAGAGTTGATTCGCAGGTTGATTAATCATCAGCGATTTTCCTTTGAAAATCCGAAATGCACAGACCCACATGTCAAAGCAAATGCATTGCTGCAGGCTCACTTCTCAAGGCAATCTGTTGGTGGTAACTTAGCAATAGATCAACGGGAGGTAGTCATTTCTGCCAGTAGGTTGCTGCAGGCAATGGTGGATGTCATTTCGAGCAATGGTTGGCTGAGCCTTGCCCTTCTTGCAATGGAAGTCAGCCAGATGGTGACCCAAGGCCTGTGGGAGCGGGATTCCATGCTTCTTCAGCTACCACATTTCACAAAGGAACTGGCCAAGAGATGCCAAGAGAACCCTGGAAAGAACATAGAGACAGTATTTGACCTGGCGGAAATGGAGGACGAGGAAAGGCGTGAACTACTTCAGATGACAGATGTTCAGTTGTCGGATATTGCACGTTTTTGCAATCGGTTCCCAAATATTGATTTGGCGTACGAGGTACTGGATGGTGAGAATGTTGCAGCAGGGGAGAACATAACACTGCAAGTTGCACTTGAGCGGGATCTTGATGGAAGGACTGAGGTTGGGCCTGTGGATGCTCCGAGGTATCCCAAAGCCAAAGAAGAAGGCTGGTGGCTTGTTGTTGGCGATACAAAGAGCAACCAGCTACTGGCGATTAAAAGGGTTTCCCTTCAAAGGAAGTCGAAGGTCAAGCTTGATTTCACTGCGCCTCCAGACACTGGAAAGAAATCGTATACCCTTTATTTCATGTGTGATTCATACTTGGGCTGCGACCAGGAGTATAGTTTCTCAGTCGATGTCAAAGATGCTGACGAAGATAGCGGGAGAGAGTAGAGTAGCTGTTAGTCTGGCAGTCGATGTCAAAGGTGCTGATGAAGATAGCGGGAGAGGAGTAGAGTAGATGTTAGTTGGGTGTttccattttgatttgaaatttgttaaCTGATAAAGAGCAAGTATTTTATAACTCAAGGGATTGTCTTCGTTTTTATGTGATTAAGATGCTATAATTATGTATAAAACTTGTAACATGCTTGAATATGGTTCATTCAACACGGTATCTGGATATggatgatatgaaaatattgtggTTTAGAAAGTGGAATTGTGGACAGATACAGCATTGATtttgacaaaagaaaagaaagagtggaTATGATAGTTGATAGTTGATATAGAACAGAACACAAGACGAGACACATAGGGATCGGATCACTCATTCCTCGTAGATTTGACACTCGTCAAGCTGAGGATTGTCTCGACAGAAATACTCCAGGGGATCTTGAGTCTGTAGTTTACGTAGGAGATGGGCCTTAGCTTGGCTAACCTCCTCCACCTGGTCCCAGGCCACCTTACACTCATCAGAGCCTGAGGTCTCGTCCCCCTTGCAAACCTCCTTTGCTTCCATCACCTTCTTCTCAATCATCTCCGTCAGAAGCTTCTCTCTCATCCGCGTTcctttgtatttgtattttgcCATGCTCACAGTCATTGCTCTCTCCCGCTGATACCCCTGTTTTCTGCTGCCGACACTCAGCCCTAGATACGCTATTTTCTCCTGAAGGCCCTTACACGGTCTCACAGAGGTGGATGATGAAGGTTGCATCGGCCACGGCCACGACCACGACCACGAGGCAGCCATTTTATTAGAACTCCAGTTGCTGCTTCAATTTCAATGATCACCGGACGCCTCAACGCTTTCTCAGAAACAGAATTAAGTAATAgtattttgagtttttgacCACCCACCCTATCTCGAAAGCAATCTTCGTGGGTCTTGGGCCGGGCTCTTAGTCTTCGGCCCAGCCCACCCACCCACCCCATTTATATTCCTGGATTGAAACAACGGGGAAAATCGGCcgttgaattttgaaatttgaaatttgaaaccCTTGGAGCGTAGTAACACGATTTGGTTCGTCGTCAGCGAGGTGGAGGAGAAACAATAGTCATGGAAGACGCTACAATACAGGAATTGGACCCAGAAACTGAGTTCCTTTTCTCCAAGCGGAAAACTGAGAACGATTGGGAACTCTTCAAAGAGAACGTCAGACCTCTGAAGAGAGGTCGCAATATCAGCATCTTGAACAATGCCCTCAAGTCCCATTCTGATAATCATCTCAAGAAATCCCTTCTTGATAACCGAAGGTTTTTTCCCCATCTTTTTCCATCTCTCTTTTGCGCCTATGATTCTAGTGCCCCTTTCCTAAtctcttcttcattcttctttcagGAAGTTGATTGAGGCTATCGACGACTACAAAGGCGACGATCCCCTGCAGCCATGGCTCGAGTAAGTTGCctgtttttcttgtttaacTTCAGATCTTCATTTGAACTGAAAAACTCGCCTAAAATTTATTCCTCTTCAATACATTGCTCTCATATTTCCTAACCTCTGGTTTGCTAAATTAGTTGAAACTTGCTTCTCACTCTCCTTCCAGCTTTACATTCTAATTCCCGGTATTTACTAACAATACATACTTTTCAAAGGTGTATTAAATGGGTCCAAGAGGCATATCCAGCTGGGGGTGATTTCTCTGGCCTTGTTTTGATATATGAACAATGTGTGCGGAATTTTTGGCATTCAGATCGCTACAAGGAGGATCTCCGTTATTTGAAAGTGTGGTTGGAATATGTGAGTGGGATCTCCTTTTCCATTGTGTACTACTACTATATTTGAACTTTGAGTCTTTGTCGTTTGATAATTAAATGCTGCAGGCTGAAAATTGTTTTGATGCTGAagtcatatttaattttctgcACGCAAATGAAATTGGGACGACGCATTCTGCTTATTACATAGCATATGCTCTCCATTTGGAGtctaaatctaaatcaaaGGCTGCAAATGACATGTTTAATCTTGGTATCTCAAGGTGAGGcttcaatttaatattttggcATTTCTTATTGAATTGGATCAGgcattttttgttaattaacgTGAATAACATGATCAATTATAATTCTTTCTTGCTTTTCGGCTGCAAGGATTGAGACAAGTGTGTCCTAAATATAACTCGGATTAGATTACTAACTTCGCGCTTTAACCTTTGTATGACTTATATTTTATGCATTGGTTTTGATACTTTGTTTTCTAGcataatatttatgtttgataCAGATTTTGTGCGGTTAATTTATTGGAAGAAGTGGACTGTATCATTCTATGGTAGATATGGTTCGTTTGATTTGAACACAATTTAGTATAAACAAGACAGAACTTGGTTGTTGTGCCCTCATGCTGCAACAAtgaatatttctttctttctttatttttcccctttgataatattaaaatggatTTGATTCCAcaaatttatattgatgaattCCTCCATTTTCGCTTTGAGACATAATGTCTTATCTTGTATTTCTTATGTTGTAAATATAGAAaagttttctttataatttctttaaaaatttccccttctatgtttctttttaatttttttaataactctTTTGATGTGTAGGAATGCTCATCCAATAGATAAATTGAAGGATGCTTATAGAATGTTTCTCTTGCGCACAATGCAAAGACCAAAAGCTGCAGATGTAAGCAAGTTTTTAAATTGAACGTAGCTCATATCATTCTAACTGAACTTCTAAgttgaaatcattataaaattCAGATATATCGTATATGAAACTATTTAGGTAAATTGTAGCTCAGTCATGTGAGTGTACCTGTATTGTGTAGGAGTCGGTGGAAAAATGCTTACCAGTTCGTAGCTTTGGAACTGTGCTTCCCAATCCAGGTAATCACAAGTTCATTTGATTTCATGTGCATTAGAACTTTACACTTTCTAAAGCCTTTATATGTTGCAGGAATGCTGACAATGGGCAATGTCGATCGTTCCAGGAAAAACATGAAGCCTGAAAGGTGAGTGCAGTTAGACTTGGAGAGATTTTAGTACGGAGCTGTACAAATTTCACTAATATGGGATGTTGCTTGAGGTCATTTATCTCCTTTGAACTTTGTTGCAATTCAATGGTAGGTCATATCTAGCTCCACTTGATGTTTATGATGATTCAAAAGTCGCCGTTACTTCACACCATGAACCAGATGTTTCAAAGGCACATTTGAATTCTTGGACAGTATTGGGGAGTCGAAGggagagaaacaaagaaaacaatgcaCCTCCTTCCAAATGGACTTCCCACAAGGTTTGACAGTGACATCAAGATGCAAGATTATTTTAGTAGATACAATTCTTGAATTGTACAACTGATGCAGTGTATAAGACCCTCAACATTTCTGTTGTCAGATACCGCAAAGGATTGGATCCAGGATTGGAGGATCGAATGCAAATGCACCTATAGAGGTGTTTGTGGACGAGGAATGCGAAGAGTAAGCTAAAACATTATTTTGTGTGAAATATGGGTTCATTAACTTCACatgaatttcttctcttgtCATAGGGCGCATAAACTGGAACATGAAGAAAGTCGCAAGTCTTCAACCACACAGCTTAGGCAAGTTGATGGACGCGATTGTAAAAGGTGAGAAATCATTACCACAGTATTTCcaatgctttgtttttttgcaTGAGGAGGGTCAAATATGATTTGCAGCCAACCCTTATTGTTTTTATGTTGTTTGAGCAGGGAAGCAGAGTTACTAAGGCAGAATCCATTGCGCAACTTTCCTTCTAACAGTTTCCGATGATCAGCTCTGTTTGTTGTAAATTGTAATTCCCTAAATGGCTTATCCTGTGACTGGTGGatctttacctaaaaaacCTTCTCCAAGTTCTCTCCTTggccaaaaaaaagaaaaaaaaaacctgaaTTGGTTTTGGGCTTGTTATGGTCAACAACCCTTGttttctgtttcctttttataaataacttTGTTTTGGTTGTAGTTTTATGTGTTGTAACTATGTAAGGTCATTTATGGTTGgaatcatttgaaaatttgattgaatgtgactttatagtttaattatgaagataaataaaaaggagatTACTGCAATTTGTTTTACTAAACACTTTTAGGGATGAAAAACTAGGTGGGAGACTGGAGTGGAGTGATAATAGTAAAGGCCAGAAGGTTTGTGcttaaaatacctaaatctttcttttaaaattgttatatatctttatttctaaaataccAAAAACTTTCATGcaattattgaatttgatcTTAATGATCTTTTAATACTCTCTCTCAGTACTAGTTCTCGTGTAAGTTCTTGAGGTGTTGTATCCTTTTCGTTGGATCCGCTTGGTTGAGCCACTTTTTGCTCACCAACATCAAAGTCACTTGGATCTTCGATGTATCAACACGGACTCAATATGCGTAGTTTACTCCCCATCTTGTGGTACAATTTCTTCAATGCTGTTTGAGTAggtcaaaattttcttatctCATAACCCACCACAAAGATGTTTCATCAAAACCTATATCTCTTGAGAGGTGCTGAGAGGTAGCACCTCTGATTGGTCACAACACTTCCACCCTATATCTGTAGCTGGTATGCTCCTTTGAACACAAATCGCCCATATTGTCCATCTGTTGAAGGTTTAACGCATATTTCATTCAACTAATAGATGTTAGTATTGTTGACTCTTACCAATTATGCCTCCTTGGTTATTCTATTGATCATCAAACTTATCAAGAATCTCATCACTAGTGGGAAGTCAGGGAATGACTTCGACCTCTTTGCTTATcctccaaaaaagaaattttttttttcttttcatggaGCTTGCTTGGATTACTTGTTACTTCGCTTAAAATCCTCCTTCGTCCAATTTACGGACTCTATTTGACAATCTCCAAATTCTTTTGCTTAGATTTATGCATGACtccaaactaaaataaacaCCTAAACCAACTTTTCGAGTTTAGCTAGGGAGATAAATTGGGGGATTCTCCTTTATTCCTAAGAGGTCTTTCATTCCAATTATCTAATCTTCTTTTGTTCGCCGtgttatgattttattttttacattatttaaaagaaaaaaacacaactaAGTGGCTGGCTGTTATgtgaattcatttatttatattttttgtgaaGACATTAGCAATTAAGCCATGGCTTCTCTTTGATAAatagcaataaaaaaaatatgaatataaatataaatataaatataaatataaatagtatGGCTGCTATGGTCGAGCGAAAATTTAACCCAGCTCTTCTCCGAAGCTCCTCGTTTACGTATCTGGGATCCATCTCTccaatttagggtttttgcCTCCCTTccacttttcttctctaactTGTAATAGCACTATCGGCTCCCGTTTTCTCTTGATATTCATTTCAATATCAGCTTCTATTCCGTCGAAACCCTCCAATCAGGTCCACAATTGTAGCTGAGAACTTCTTCTTCTGATCTACAATGGCTGAACACTTGGCCTCAATATTTGGCACCGAGAAGGACCGTGTCAACTGCCCTTTCTATTTCAAGATCGGCGCCTGCCGTCATGGAGATCGTTGCTCTCGCCTCCACAACCGCCCTACTATTTCCCCCACTCTTCTCTTATCGAACATGTACCAGCGCCCCGACATGATCACCCCTGGTGTCGATGCTCAGGGTCAGCCCATAGATCCCCGCAAGATTCAGGAACACTTCGAGGATTTCTACGAAGACATTTACGAGGAACTCGGAAAGTT
This genomic interval carries:
- the LOC111789162 gene encoding DExH-box ATP-dependent RNA helicase DExH12-like isoform X1 encodes the protein MAHLGGGAEAHARFKQYEYRANSSLVLTTDSRPRDTHEPTGEPESLWGKIDPKSFGDRAYRGRPPELDEKLKISKRKKKELDPLAELPPSRQSSKRRRLQEESVLTSTEEGVYMPKTKETRAAYEAMLSVIQQQLGGQPLSIVSGAADEILAVLKNDSFKNPDKKKEIEKLLNPIPNNVFDQLVSIGRLITDYQDGSDAAGPASANGDDALDDDVGVAVEFEENEEEEEESDLDMVQEDEEDEDDVVEPNGSGAMQMGGGIDDDEMQEKDGGMNLNVQDIDAYWLQRKISQAYEQQIDPQQCQKLAEEVLKILAEGDDREVETKLLVHLQFEKFSLVKFLLRNRLKVVWCTRLARSEDQEERKKIEEEMMHLGPDLAAILEQLHATRATAKERQKNLEKSIREEARRLKDESGGDAERGRREPVERDMDSGWLTGQSHVLDLDSIAFQQGSLLMANNKCVLPDGSYRHLSKGYEEIHVPALKPKPFDSEEKFVKIASMPDWAQPAFKGMTQLNRVQSKVYETALFKADNVLLCAPTGAGKTNVAVLTILQQIALHTNPDGSYNHNEYKIVYVAPMKALVAEVVGNLSNRLQDYGVKVRELSGDQTLTRQQIEETQIIVTTPEKWDIITRKSGDRTYTQLVKLLIIDEIHLLHDNRGPVLESIVARTVRQIETTKEHIRLVGLSATLPNYEDVALFLRVDMKKGLFHFDNSYRPVPLSQQYIGITVKKPLQRFQLMNDLCYEKVMAVAGKHQVLIFVHSRKETSKTARAIRDAALANDTLGKFLKEDSASREILHTHTDLVKSNDLKDLLPYGFAIHHAGMTRVDRQLVEDLFADGHIQVLVSTATLAWGVNLPAHSVIIKGTQIYNPEKGAWTELSPLDVMQMLGRAGRPQYDSYGEGIIITGHSELQYYLSLMNQQLPIESQFVSKMADQLNAEIVLGTVQNAREACNWLGYTYLYVRMLRNPTLYGIAPDALSRDITLEERRADLIHSAATILDKNNLVKYDRKSGYFQVTDLGRIASYYYITHGTISTYNEHLKPMMGDIELCRLFSLSEEFKYVTVRQDEKMELAKLLERVPIPIKESLEEPSAKINVLLQAYISQLKLEGLSLTSDMVFITQSAGRLMRALFEIVLKRGWAQLAEKALNLCKMVSKRMWNVQTPLRQFHGISNDILMKLEKKDLAWDRYYDLSSQELGELIRAPKMGRTLHKFIHQFPKLNLAAHVQPITRTVLRVELTITPDFQWEDKVHGYVESFWVLVEDNDGENILHHEYFLLKKQYIDEDHTLNFTVQIYEPLPPQYFIRVVSDRWLGSQTILPVSFRHLILPEKFPPPTELLDLQPLPVTALRNPSYEALHKDFKHFNPVQTQVFTVLYNTDDNVLVAAPTGSGKTICAEFAILRNHQKGQDNMLRAVYIAPIEALAKERYRDWEKKFGKGLGIRVVELTGETATDLKLLEKGQIIISTPEKWDALSRRWKQRKHVQQVSLFIIDELHLIGGQGGPVLEVIVSRMRYIASQIENKIRIVALSTSLANAKDIGDWIGATSHGLFNFPPGVRPVPLEIHIQGVDIANFEARMQAMTKPTYTAIVQHAKNGKPALVFVPTRKHVRLTAVDIMTYSSADNGEKLPFLLRSLEDIEPFVDKIHDEMLKAILRHGVGYLHEGLSSLDQEVVTQLFEAGWIQVCVVSSSMCWGVPLLAHLVVVMGTQYYDGRENAHTDYPVTDLMQMMGHASRPLLDNSGKCVILCHAPRKEYYKKFLYEAFPVESHLHHYLHDNINAEIVAGIIENKQDAVDYITWTFMYRRLTQNPNYYNLQGVSHRHLSDHLSELIENTLSDLEASKCIGIEDDMDLSPSNLGMIASYYYISYTTIERFSSSLTGKTKMKGLLEILASASEYALLPIRPGEEELIRRLINHQRFSFENPKCTDPHVKANALLQAHFSRQSVGGNLAIDQREVVISASRLLQAMVDVISSNGWLSLALLAMEVSQMVTQGLWERDSMLLQLPHFTKELAKRCQENPGKNIETVFDLAEMEDEERRELLQMTDVQLSDIARFCNRFPNIDLAYEVLDGENVAAGENITLQVALERDLDGRTEVGPVDAPRYPKAKEEGWWLVVGDTKSNQLLAIKRVSLQRKSKVKLDFTAPPDTGKKSYTLYFMCDSYLGCDQEYSFSVDVKDADEDSGRE